The following proteins are encoded in a genomic region of Tenacibaculum sp. 190524A05c:
- a CDS encoding hemolysin family protein — MGLLILFGVLSIVFSFLCSILEAVLLSVTPTFVNVKKKEGKSYATGLEELKKDVDKPLIAILTLNTIAHTVGAILVGSQAETVFAEDSGSGIFSGVFIVSAIMTILILVASEIIPKTIGATYWKSLAGFTTKALNILIFFFKYTGIIWILQLFTKMFGKGGHGESVLSREDFSAMAEIAEKEGVFEENESKVIKNMLNFKDVWAKHIMTPRTVLKTADASQTIQSFFDENPTLRFSRIPLYADTTDNIIGYFLKDQLLEAIIRGKGGEKLETIKRDIIVTKRELPIPELFEQLIEKREHIALVVDEYGSVSGIVTQEDAIETLLGLEIMDESDNVANLQNLARKSWEQRAKRLGIIE; from the coding sequence ATGGGACTATTAATTTTATTTGGTGTTTTATCTATTGTTTTTTCCTTTTTATGTTCAATATTGGAAGCAGTACTATTAAGTGTTACACCAACATTTGTTAACGTAAAAAAGAAAGAAGGTAAATCTTATGCTACAGGCTTAGAAGAATTAAAAAAAGATGTAGATAAACCTTTAATTGCAATTTTAACGCTTAACACAATAGCGCATACTGTAGGTGCCATTTTAGTTGGTTCACAAGCGGAAACAGTTTTTGCTGAAGATTCTGGAAGTGGAATTTTTAGTGGAGTATTTATAGTTTCTGCAATTATGACTATTTTAATTTTAGTGGCTTCAGAAATTATTCCTAAAACAATTGGAGCAACATACTGGAAATCATTAGCAGGATTTACTACCAAAGCACTTAATATCTTAATATTCTTCTTTAAGTACACAGGAATTATTTGGATCCTACAATTATTTACAAAAATGTTTGGTAAAGGTGGTCATGGAGAAAGTGTTTTAAGTAGAGAAGATTTTTCTGCAATGGCTGAAATTGCTGAAAAAGAAGGTGTTTTTGAAGAAAATGAAAGTAAAGTAATCAAGAACATGCTGAATTTTAAAGACGTTTGGGCAAAACATATAATGACACCACGAACTGTGTTAAAAACAGCGGACGCATCTCAAACGATTCAATCGTTCTTTGATGAAAACCCGACATTGCGTTTTTCACGTATTCCTTTGTATGCAGATACTACTGATAATATAATTGGGTACTTTTTAAAAGATCAGCTCTTAGAAGCTATTATTCGTGGTAAAGGAGGAGAAAAACTTGAAACTATTAAACGTGATATTATTGTTACTAAAAGAGAATTACCAATTCCTGAGTTATTTGAGCAATTAATTGAAAAGAGAGAACATATTGCTTTAGTTGTAGATGAATATGGATCGGTAAGTGGAATCGTAACACAAGAGGACGCTATAGAGACATTATTAGGTCTTGAAATTATGGATGAAAGTGATAATGTAGCTAACCTTCAAAATCTAGCTAGAAAGAGCTGGGAACAACGTGCAAAACGATTAGGAATTATCGAGTAA
- a CDS encoding DUF3078 domain-containing protein, whose protein sequence is MKKLLAIAIVLGGLTLSAQDEKKEEPKEGWKKGGTISFLFNQSAFNNWLAGGTNSIAGTLGINYDFNYIKGDWTWDNKIIASYGLTKLKGQSLQKTDDRFEFNSLAGKKAQGNWYYSAFFNFKTQMSSTDVNGVQQSHFFSPAYFQFGPGMLWKKSDNLKVNIAPATSKLVVLAEDLAPAFGVDAGETTRYELGASVSGYYKFNVMENVSVENIVNLYSNYLEDPQNIDLDYTVNVVMKINKYLSANLALQTIYDDNAFKGFQTREVFGLGVNYVF, encoded by the coding sequence ATGAAAAAATTATTAGCTATTGCTATAGTATTAGGAGGATTAACTCTTTCTGCTCAAGATGAGAAAAAAGAAGAACCAAAAGAAGGATGGAAAAAAGGAGGTACTATTTCTTTTCTTTTTAACCAATCTGCTTTTAACAACTGGTTAGCCGGTGGTACAAACAGTATTGCAGGTACTTTAGGAATTAACTACGATTTTAATTACATCAAAGGAGACTGGACTTGGGATAACAAGATTATAGCTTCTTACGGTTTAACAAAATTAAAAGGACAGAGTTTACAAAAAACGGATGACCGTTTTGAGTTTAACTCTTTAGCTGGTAAAAAAGCACAAGGAAACTGGTACTACTCAGCTTTCTTTAACTTTAAAACGCAAATGTCTTCTACAGATGTTAATGGTGTTCAACAATCACACTTTTTCTCTCCAGCATATTTCCAATTTGGACCTGGTATGTTATGGAAGAAAAGTGATAACTTAAAAGTAAATATTGCTCCAGCAACATCAAAATTAGTTGTTTTAGCAGAAGATTTAGCTCCTGCTTTTGGAGTTGATGCTGGTGAAACTACACGTTACGAATTAGGTGCTTCTGTTAGTGGTTATTACAAATTCAATGTTATGGAGAATGTTTCTGTAGAAAACATTGTGAACTTATACAGCAACTATTTAGAAGATCCACAAAATATAGATTTAGACTACACAGTAAATGTAGTTATGAAAATCAATAAGTACTTGTCTGCGAATTTAGCATTACAAACGATTTACGATGATAATGCCTTCAAAGGATTTCAAACGAGAGAAGTATTTGGTTTAGGTGTAAACTACGTTTTTTAA